A window of Tautonia plasticadhaerens contains these coding sequences:
- a CDS encoding Gfo/Idh/MocA family protein codes for MPRPLPIAVPTRRRFLRSTLAAGLTLAAAPMAFGRARRVGPNDRITFGVIGVGIQGRGLAVRMARRPDAQVVAVADVVDIRRDDAKARIEKATADRDGSASHTGCDVYHDFRELLARDDLDAVIIATPDHWHAIPCVMAADAKKHIYCEKPLTHNIAQGRTIVDAVARNGITFQTGSQQRSPGEFSGNFPRAVELVWNGRIGEVKTIRVGVGGPPKPVDLAEEPVPEGTDWDFWVGPAAFHPYNEILCPKGVHDHFPDWRGYAPYGNGGIADMGAHHFDIAQWALKKHESGPVSIIPPEGDDTSGLRFVYDDGVEMIHGGPDDCTFEGTEGIIRVGRSKFETEPESLAGPLPEGAERVDAEGDHYDNFLAAIRGEARPVAPAEVGHRTASVCHLGVIGYTLRRPLTWDPDAERFVDDDEANALRTEEYRRPWSL; via the coding sequence ATGCCCCGGCCGTTGCCGATCGCCGTGCCGACCCGCCGCCGCTTCCTCCGCTCGACCCTCGCCGCCGGGCTGACGCTCGCGGCCGCGCCCATGGCGTTCGGCCGGGCCCGTCGGGTCGGGCCGAACGACCGGATCACGTTCGGGGTCATCGGCGTGGGGATCCAGGGGAGGGGCCTGGCCGTCCGGATGGCGAGGAGGCCCGACGCGCAGGTCGTCGCCGTGGCCGACGTGGTGGACATCCGACGGGACGACGCGAAGGCCCGGATCGAGAAGGCGACCGCCGACCGGGACGGCTCCGCCTCGCACACCGGCTGCGACGTCTACCACGACTTCCGGGAGCTGCTCGCCCGGGACGACCTCGACGCCGTCATCATCGCCACCCCCGACCACTGGCATGCGATCCCCTGCGTCATGGCCGCCGACGCGAAGAAGCACATCTACTGCGAGAAGCCGCTGACGCACAACATCGCCCAGGGCCGCACGATCGTCGACGCCGTGGCCCGCAACGGCATCACGTTCCAGACCGGCAGCCAGCAGCGAAGCCCCGGCGAGTTCAGCGGCAACTTCCCCCGGGCCGTCGAGCTGGTCTGGAACGGCCGGATCGGTGAGGTGAAGACGATCCGGGTCGGCGTCGGCGGCCCCCCCAAGCCGGTGGACCTCGCCGAGGAGCCGGTTCCCGAGGGGACCGACTGGGACTTCTGGGTCGGCCCCGCCGCCTTCCACCCCTACAACGAGATCCTCTGCCCGAAGGGGGTCCACGACCACTTCCCCGACTGGAGGGGCTACGCCCCATACGGCAATGGCGGCATTGCCGACATGGGGGCCCACCACTTCGACATCGCCCAGTGGGCCTTGAAGAAGCACGAGTCCGGCCCGGTCTCGATCATCCCCCCGGAGGGGGACGACACCTCGGGGCTCCGATTCGTCTACGACGACGGCGTCGAGATGATCCACGGCGGGCCCGACGACTGCACCTTCGAGGGGACCGAGGGGATCATCCGCGTCGGCCGATCGAAGTTCGAGACCGAGCCCGAGTCCCTCGCCGGGCCCCTGCCCGAGGGCGCCGAACGCGTCGACGCCGAGGGCGACCACTACGACAACTTCCTCGCGGCGATCAGGGGGGAGGCCCGCCCCGTCGCCCCCGCCGAGGTCGGCCACCGGACCGCCAGCGTCTGCCACCTCGGCGTGATCGGCTACACCCTCCGTCGCCCCTTGACCTGGGACCCCGACGCCGAGCGGTTCGTCGACGACGACGAGGCGAATGCGCTCAGGACCGAGGAGTACCGCCGGCCCTGGTCGCTCTGA
- a CDS encoding ThuA domain-containing protein has product MLRTPVRTALLSLTLLGTTAAAEDPWVVYEGGEGPGKGTRIVLVSGDEEYRSEEGLPQLGKILATRHGFTCTVLFAIDPETGEIDPNNIRNIPGLEALEDAELMIIAARMRDLPDEQMRHVVDYVESGRPIIGIRTATHAFKLPGDSTFGHYSWDSKAPGWEGGFGRKVLGETWISHHGAHGKESTRGVVAPDAEGHPITRGIDDGDIWGPTDVYGVRLPLPGDSQPIILGQVLGGMSPEDPPVEGEKNDPMMPIAWTKTFDGARVFATTAGSSVDLESEGLRRLLVNACYWCLGMEGQIPEGGTEVDLVGEYAPTPFGFNGYTRGVTPSDLAIEGPGR; this is encoded by the coding sequence ATGCTTCGCACCCCCGTCCGAACCGCCCTGCTCTCCCTCACGCTCCTCGGCACGACCGCCGCCGCCGAGGATCCCTGGGTCGTCTACGAGGGGGGAGAGGGCCCCGGGAAGGGCACGCGCATCGTCCTCGTCTCGGGAGACGAGGAGTATCGCTCCGAGGAGGGCCTGCCGCAGCTTGGCAAGATCCTGGCGACGCGCCACGGGTTCACCTGCACGGTGCTGTTCGCGATCGACCCGGAGACCGGCGAGATCGACCCGAACAACATCCGGAACATCCCCGGGCTGGAAGCGCTGGAGGATGCCGAACTGATGATCATCGCCGCCCGGATGCGCGACCTTCCCGACGAGCAGATGAGACACGTCGTCGACTACGTGGAGTCCGGCCGGCCGATCATCGGCATCCGGACCGCGACCCACGCCTTCAAGCTTCCGGGGGATTCGACCTTCGGCCACTACTCCTGGGACAGCAAGGCCCCCGGCTGGGAGGGCGGCTTCGGCCGGAAGGTGCTGGGAGAGACGTGGATCAGCCACCACGGCGCCCACGGCAAGGAGAGCACCCGCGGGGTCGTCGCCCCCGACGCGGAGGGCCACCCGATCACCCGGGGGATCGACGACGGCGACATCTGGGGCCCGACCGACGTGTACGGCGTCCGACTCCCTCTGCCGGGGGATAGCCAGCCGATCATCCTCGGCCAGGTCCTCGGCGGCATGAGTCCCGAGGACCCTCCCGTCGAGGGGGAGAAGAACGACCCGATGATGCCGATCGCCTGGACGAAGACCTTCGACGGCGCCCGGGTCTTCGCCACCACCGCCGGCTCGTCGGTCGACCTGGAGAGCGAGGGACTGCGTCGCCTCCTGGTCAACGCCTGCTACTGGTGCCTCGGGATGGAGGGACAGATCCCGGAAGGGGGCACCGAGGTCGACCTCGTCGGCGAGTACGCGCCGACCCCGTTCGGCTTCAACGGCTACACCCGGGGGGTGACGCCGTCGGACCTGGCGATCGAGGGCCCGGGCCGCTGA
- a CDS encoding DUF4142 domain-containing protein gives MMKRLTLLAAAFTLAATPALTTFARQQDPAPAGRSPTQQPEEARRGLQTKGQAQPGQQQAQPGQQQAQPGQVQSPQGMNDQLFVMAAAEAGMGEIGISQLAMQKSQDQQVQQYADQMIQDHTQANQQLMQLAQAKGIEVPQRPGLKDTASAMALAVCDSSQFSQEFFKQQEAAHILAIGLFKAESQHGQDPEIREFAQTTLPKLEQHLQMARQNQGGGQGQPGQSQSGQGQTDDLGAPTGDTP, from the coding sequence ATGATGAAGCGATTGACCCTCCTGGCCGCCGCCTTCACGCTGGCAGCGACCCCCGCCCTGACGACCTTCGCCCGCCAGCAGGACCCCGCCCCTGCCGGCCGGTCGCCCACTCAGCAGCCCGAGGAGGCTCGACGCGGCCTCCAGACGAAGGGCCAGGCCCAGCCCGGTCAGCAGCAGGCCCAGCCCGGTCAGCAGCAGGCCCAGCCCGGACAGGTGCAGTCCCCCCAGGGGATGAATGACCAGCTGTTCGTCATGGCCGCCGCCGAGGCGGGCATGGGCGAGATCGGCATCAGCCAGCTGGCGATGCAGAAGTCGCAGGACCAGCAGGTCCAGCAGTACGCCGATCAGATGATCCAGGACCACACCCAGGCCAACCAACAGCTCATGCAGCTCGCCCAAGCCAAGGGGATCGAGGTCCCCCAGCGTCCCGGCCTGAAGGACACCGCCTCGGCCATGGCCCTGGCCGTCTGCGACTCCTCTCAGTTCTCGCAGGAGTTCTTCAAGCAGCAGGAGGCCGCGCACATCCTGGCCATCGGCCTGTTCAAGGCCGAGTCCCAGCACGGCCAGGACCCCGAGATCCGGGAGTTCGCCCAGACCACCCTGCCCAAGCTGGAGCAGCACCTCCAGATGGCCCGCCAGAATCAGGGCGGCGGTCAGGGCCAGCCCGGTCAGTCGCAGTCCGGCCAGGGCCAAACCGATGACCTCGGCGCCCCGACCGGCGACACGCCCTGA
- a CDS encoding DUF1501 domain-containing protein: MTTGNRGHGHRHAFEHFNAMRREGLMLQSRRNLLKASMAGIAGLTLPGLLQYRAEASARGTPIAGNKAVILLWMAGGPSQIDTWDPKPDSPYENRGPFGTIQTALPGVSICEHLPKQAAMLDKFTIIRSVDPTHSNHEPNKVFQTGNLEAAPRINPRGDSYPAIGSVVAKHRGANHPAMPPYVAFQTSRSHIAHAGVLGKEYDPFIANQAAKLPIYSNVGVDTGRMSSAELFRMPNGLDEGRVRSRRSLLERFDDVREAVESNAEVDAMDDYGRQAVELLAGRRARDAFDLDREPEQVRDRFGKHLWLQQALLARRLVQAGSSFVTLDLSYHTASGTWDTHGDNIPPYGGIKNGLGPLLPLFDHLITTLVGDLDRLGMLDDVLVIAMGEFGRTPMIGTQGSTDGRNHWPHLMSMCLAGGGLRHGQVIGASMPDGGHIKDRPVTPGDLAATIYRHMGVPLDAHYEEMDGRPRPIVDKGGPIGELF, translated from the coding sequence ATGACCACCGGGAACCGAGGCCACGGCCACCGGCACGCCTTCGAACACTTCAACGCGATGCGTCGCGAGGGGCTAATGCTCCAATCCCGCCGCAACCTGCTCAAGGCGAGCATGGCCGGGATCGCCGGGCTGACGCTGCCGGGCCTCCTCCAGTATCGGGCTGAGGCGTCGGCCAGGGGGACGCCGATCGCCGGGAACAAGGCGGTCATCCTCCTCTGGATGGCCGGAGGCCCCAGCCAGATCGACACCTGGGACCCCAAGCCCGACAGCCCTTACGAGAACCGGGGCCCCTTCGGCACGATCCAGACGGCACTGCCGGGCGTCTCGATCTGCGAGCACCTGCCGAAGCAGGCGGCGATGCTCGACAAGTTCACGATCATCCGGTCGGTCGACCCCACCCACAGCAACCACGAGCCGAACAAGGTCTTCCAGACCGGCAACCTGGAGGCGGCGCCCCGGATCAACCCGAGGGGAGATTCCTACCCGGCGATCGGCTCGGTCGTGGCCAAGCACCGGGGGGCGAATCACCCGGCGATGCCGCCCTACGTCGCGTTCCAGACCTCCCGGTCGCACATCGCCCATGCCGGGGTGCTCGGGAAGGAATACGACCCATTCATCGCCAACCAGGCGGCGAAGCTGCCGATCTACTCCAACGTCGGCGTCGACACCGGCCGGATGAGCAGCGCCGAGCTATTCCGGATGCCCAACGGCCTGGACGAGGGCCGGGTGCGGAGCCGCCGTTCGCTGCTGGAGCGGTTCGACGACGTGAGGGAGGCCGTCGAGTCCAACGCCGAGGTCGACGCGATGGACGACTACGGCCGGCAGGCCGTCGAGCTGCTCGCCGGCCGACGCGCCCGGGACGCCTTCGACCTGGACCGGGAGCCGGAGCAGGTCCGGGACCGATTCGGCAAGCACCTCTGGCTCCAGCAGGCGTTGCTGGCCCGTCGACTGGTGCAGGCCGGGTCGTCGTTCGTGACGCTGGATCTGAGCTACCACACCGCCTCGGGCACCTGGGACACCCACGGCGACAACATCCCGCCCTACGGCGGCATCAAGAACGGCCTGGGCCCGCTCCTGCCGCTGTTCGACCACCTGATCACCACTCTGGTGGGCGACCTGGACCGGCTCGGGATGCTCGACGACGTGCTCGTGATCGCCATGGGAGAGTTCGGCCGGACGCCGATGATCGGCACGCAGGGCAGCACCGACGGCCGGAACCACTGGCCCCATCTCATGTCGATGTGCCTGGCCGGCGGCGGCCTGAGGCACGGCCAGGTGATCGGCGCGTCCATGCCCGACGGCGGCCACATCAAGGACCGCCCCGTCACCCCCGGCGACCTCGCCGCCACCATCTACCGCCACATGGGAGTGCCCCTCGACGCCCACTACGAGGAGATGGACGGCCGCCCCCGGCCGATCGTCGACAAGGGTGGACCGATCGGGGAGTTGTTCTGA
- a CDS encoding DUF1501 domain-containing protein — MIRVLGGPKRLCDGLTRRDLLQVGSLGLLGLGLSGGGAVPAAASEGTRTLPGFGKAKSCILLYLYGAPSQIETFDPKPGAPSEVRGELGTIPSVMPGLDLGEGLPRMARVMDKVTVLRSVTHPYPIHGVAFATTAIPRIELPMELNPRDAGHWPYLGSAVDYMDRRGAPEGAVPPVPRNIGLPWGFSTRRVGEVARAGPYGGFLGPSFDPVWAEFEGQGTVSARKTLVNKVWEGPEPYRGIDPGGRFRLAEVTGRPPELTLDRLDRRRSLLEQIEAARPGLDRQWDRLGVDEQRSMAMGMMQSGNLARAFDLSEESAETRDLYGMTLFGQASLTARRLVEAGGRFVSVFWDEYGLAGTGWDTHWDHYPRMKDELLPGLDQTLSGLLLDLDRRGLLDETLVAVLSEHGRTPRISHAQGGGRDHWSRCYSLLLAGGGIARGRVVGSSDRIASDPLDRPISPKDVLATILHQLGIDPASGWADRQGRPLPLVPEAEVIAEALA, encoded by the coding sequence ATGATCCGAGTCCTCGGCGGTCCGAAGCGGCTGTGCGACGGCCTGACCCGGCGCGACCTGTTGCAGGTCGGCTCGCTCGGCCTGCTGGGGCTGGGCCTGTCGGGCGGGGGGGCGGTGCCGGCGGCAGCCTCCGAGGGGACTCGAACCTTGCCGGGGTTCGGAAAGGCGAAATCCTGCATCCTGCTCTACCTGTACGGGGCTCCCAGCCAGATCGAGACGTTCGACCCCAAGCCCGGGGCACCGTCGGAGGTCCGGGGGGAGCTGGGGACGATCCCCAGCGTGATGCCCGGGCTCGACCTCGGCGAGGGCCTGCCGAGGATGGCCCGGGTGATGGACAAGGTCACCGTTCTGCGGTCGGTGACGCACCCGTATCCGATCCACGGCGTGGCCTTCGCCACCACGGCGATTCCCCGGATCGAGCTGCCGATGGAGCTGAACCCGAGGGACGCCGGCCACTGGCCCTACCTCGGCTCGGCGGTCGACTACATGGACCGGCGAGGCGCGCCGGAGGGTGCGGTCCCACCGGTGCCCCGGAACATCGGCCTGCCCTGGGGATTCAGCACCCGACGGGTCGGTGAGGTCGCCCGGGCGGGGCCCTACGGCGGGTTCCTCGGCCCGTCGTTCGACCCGGTCTGGGCCGAGTTCGAAGGGCAGGGGACCGTCTCCGCTCGGAAGACCCTGGTAAACAAGGTCTGGGAGGGACCCGAGCCGTACCGCGGCATCGACCCCGGCGGCCGGTTCCGCCTGGCCGAAGTGACCGGACGGCCCCCGGAGCTGACGCTCGACCGCCTGGACCGGCGTCGGTCGCTGCTGGAGCAGATCGAGGCCGCCCGGCCGGGACTGGACCGGCAATGGGATCGTCTGGGCGTCGACGAGCAGCGGTCGATGGCGATGGGCATGATGCAGTCGGGCAACCTCGCCCGGGCCTTCGACCTGTCGGAGGAATCCGCCGAGACCCGGGACCTCTACGGCATGACCCTCTTCGGCCAGGCGAGCCTCACCGCCAGGCGCCTCGTCGAGGCCGGGGGGCGGTTCGTCTCCGTCTTCTGGGACGAATACGGCCTGGCCGGCACGGGCTGGGACACGCACTGGGACCATTACCCCCGCATGAAGGACGAGCTGCTGCCGGGACTCGACCAGACCCTCTCCGGCCTGCTGCTGGACCTGGACCGCCGAGGCCTGCTGGACGAGACGCTCGTCGCCGTGCTCAGCGAGCACGGCCGGACCCCCCGGATCAGCCACGCCCAGGGAGGCGGTCGCGACCACTGGTCCCGCTGCTATTCCCTGCTACTGGCGGGGGGAGGGATCGCCCGGGGGAGGGTGGTCGGCTCCTCCGACCGGATCGCCTCCGACCCGCTCGACCGGCCGATCTCCCCCAAGGACGTCCTCGCGACGATCCTGCACCAGCTCGGCATCGACCCCGCCTCCGGATGGGCCGACCGCCAGGGACGCCCGCTCCCACTGGTGCCCGAGGCCGAGGTCATCGCCGAGGCCCTCGCCTGA
- a CDS encoding fasciclin domain-containing protein, translating into MHPFVAPILALALASPAAAQEASKSLVEYVAEEPNFQTLYSYLKLSGLDKALEEGGPYTVFAPTDEAFAKLPKGTTDALAGDPEGLARILKFHVIPQEVMASDAKKAAGSEVKTLLEGCPLPISGRGEMLMVGKARVVKADVPATNGVIHVIDSVLLPPEQ; encoded by the coding sequence ATGCATCCGTTCGTCGCGCCGATCCTGGCCCTCGCCCTCGCCTCGCCGGCCGCCGCCCAGGAGGCCTCCAAGAGCCTCGTCGAGTACGTCGCCGAGGAGCCCAACTTCCAGACCCTCTACTCCTACCTGAAGCTGAGCGGCCTGGACAAGGCGCTCGAGGAGGGCGGGCCCTACACCGTCTTCGCCCCCACCGACGAGGCCTTCGCCAAGTTGCCCAAGGGCACCACCGACGCCCTGGCCGGCGACCCCGAGGGCCTGGCCCGGATCCTGAAGTTCCACGTCATCCCGCAGGAAGTGATGGCCTCGGACGCGAAGAAGGCGGCCGGTTCGGAGGTCAAGACCCTGCTCGAAGGCTGCCCGCTGCCCATCTCCGGTCGGGGCGAGATGCTCATGGTCGGCAAGGCCCGGGTGGTGAAGGCCGACGTGCCGGCAACCAACGGCGTCATCCACGTGATCGACTCCGTGCTCCTGCCCCCCGAACAGTAA
- a CDS encoding arylsulfatase translates to MRLRVRWQTVSFVSWSILAMIGGVRADDRPNIVLIMADDLGYSDLGCFGGEIATPNLDRLAAAGLRFSQFYNTSRCCPTRASLMTGLYPHRAGVGRMTFDAGQPGYRGTLRDDTVTIAEVLGSSGYQTMMVGKWHLSLTPDGPRNAEWVGHRLDLGPFSDPATYPVNRGFDAHFGTIWGVVDYFDPFSLVRGTEPVEAVPGGFYYTDAINDEAARMIAQADDDRPFFLYVAHTAPHWPLHAPPEDIDRYADTYADGWDALRDSRYRRMIDLGLIDPETAPLPPRVQPDRSWDENPHQPWEARAMAVHAAMVDRMDRGIGRILDALGEQGRLEDTLILFLSDNGASPEVPGRPGFDRPSHTRDGREVVYTTEKEVLPGPETTFAGIGPMWANAVNTPLRRWKAETFEGGICTPLIAHWPAGLGVEGGTITAQPGHVIDVMATCVDLAGASYPTTFEGRAIAPMEGLSLVPILRGGHREGHDVLYWEHFGSRALRRGGWKLIAPSGRPWQLYNLAEDRTETVDRAVERPDLVAELSALYDAWAARDLVEPTPE, encoded by the coding sequence ATGCGTTTGCGCGTCCGATGGCAAACCGTCTCGTTCGTGTCCTGGTCGATCCTCGCGATGATCGGCGGCGTCCGAGCCGACGACCGGCCGAACATCGTCCTGATCATGGCCGACGACCTCGGCTATTCCGACCTCGGCTGCTTCGGCGGCGAGATCGCCACGCCGAACCTCGACCGCCTCGCCGCCGCGGGGCTGAGGTTCTCGCAGTTCTACAATACGTCCCGGTGCTGCCCGACCCGGGCCTCACTGATGACCGGCCTCTATCCCCACCGCGCCGGGGTCGGCCGCATGACGTTCGACGCGGGTCAGCCTGGCTACCGGGGCACGTTGCGGGACGACACGGTCACGATCGCCGAGGTGCTCGGTTCTTCCGGCTATCAGACGATGATGGTCGGCAAGTGGCACCTGTCCCTCACGCCGGACGGGCCCCGGAACGCGGAATGGGTCGGCCATCGGCTCGACCTCGGCCCGTTCTCCGACCCGGCTACCTACCCCGTCAACCGCGGCTTCGACGCGCATTTCGGCACGATCTGGGGCGTGGTCGACTACTTCGACCCCTTCAGCCTCGTCCGGGGCACCGAGCCGGTCGAGGCCGTCCCCGGAGGCTTCTACTACACCGACGCGATCAATGACGAGGCCGCCCGCATGATCGCGCAGGCCGACGACGACCGGCCGTTCTTCCTCTACGTCGCCCACACCGCACCACACTGGCCGCTCCACGCCCCTCCCGAGGACATCGACCGCTACGCCGACACTTACGCCGACGGCTGGGATGCCCTCCGTGACTCCCGATACCGCCGGATGATCGACCTCGGCCTGATCGACCCGGAGACCGCCCCGCTCCCTCCCCGGGTGCAGCCCGATCGATCCTGGGACGAGAACCCCCACCAGCCGTGGGAGGCCCGGGCGATGGCGGTCCACGCGGCGATGGTCGACCGGATGGACCGGGGCATCGGCCGCATCCTCGACGCCCTGGGAGAGCAGGGGAGGCTTGAAGACACCCTTATCCTCTTCCTCTCCGACAACGGCGCGAGCCCCGAGGTCCCCGGGCGTCCCGGCTTCGACCGGCCCTCGCACACCAGGGACGGACGTGAGGTCGTCTACACGACGGAGAAGGAGGTCCTCCCCGGCCCCGAGACCACCTTCGCCGGCATCGGGCCGATGTGGGCCAACGCCGTGAACACGCCGCTGAGGCGCTGGAAGGCCGAGACGTTCGAGGGGGGCATCTGCACCCCCCTGATCGCCCACTGGCCCGCCGGGCTCGGCGTCGAGGGCGGCACGATCACCGCGCAACCGGGCCACGTCATCGACGTGATGGCGACCTGCGTCGACCTCGCCGGGGCCTCCTATCCCACCACGTTCGAGGGGCGGGCCATCGCCCCGATGGAGGGCCTCAGCCTCGTCCCAATCCTGCGGGGAGGACATCGCGAGGGGCACGACGTACTTTACTGGGAGCACTTCGGGTCTCGGGCCTTGCGACGGGGGGGCTGGAAGCTGATCGCCCCGTCCGGTCGACCCTGGCAGCTCTACAACCTGGCCGAGGACCGGACCGAGACGGTTGACCGGGCCGTCGAACGGCCGGATCTCGTGGCCGAACTGTCGGCGCTCTACGACGCCTGGGCGGCCCGGGACCTCGTCGAGCCGACCCCGGAGTGA
- a CDS encoding alpha/beta hydrolase, producing MTAPMLSLLLLSASTVAVSEDPVVIPLWSEGAPGSEGRRDEPEEAQDYWVRNVHNPTITAFLPPEGEATGAAMVICPGGGHRLLVYDAEGVEAAEFLNGIGVAAFVLKYRLAREEGSPYAIEEHAREDGLRAMRLVRSRAGEWGVDPDRVGIMGFSAGGEVASMVAFGPSGADPAASDPIQRIHARPDFLVQVYPGPIGLPEAVPSDAPPAFLLVANDDRGAARVIDSLFRQYRDARAPVEAHVLARGGHGFNMGNRSRLNSIKTWPDRLADWLADTGILDPTTVAEDGRGL from the coding sequence ATGACCGCCCCGATGCTCTCGCTCCTGCTGCTATCCGCGTCGACGGTGGCCGTCTCGGAGGATCCCGTGGTCATCCCCCTCTGGTCCGAGGGGGCACCGGGATCCGAGGGGCGTCGGGACGAACCGGAAGAGGCCCAGGACTACTGGGTCCGCAACGTCCACAATCCGACGATCACCGCCTTCCTCCCCCCCGAAGGCGAGGCGACAGGCGCCGCAATGGTCATCTGCCCCGGCGGCGGCCACCGCCTGCTGGTCTACGACGCCGAGGGGGTGGAGGCGGCCGAGTTCCTCAACGGGATCGGCGTGGCCGCCTTCGTGCTCAAGTACCGGCTCGCCCGCGAAGAAGGCTCGCCCTATGCGATCGAGGAACACGCTCGGGAGGATGGGCTCCGCGCCATGCGACTCGTCCGGAGCCGGGCGGGGGAGTGGGGGGTCGACCCCGATCGGGTCGGCATCATGGGGTTCTCGGCCGGGGGCGAGGTGGCCTCGATGGTCGCCTTCGGCCCGTCCGGCGCGGATCCGGCTGCGAGCGATCCCATCCAACGGATCCACGCCCGGCCCGACTTCCTCGTGCAGGTCTACCCCGGCCCGATCGGCCTGCCGGAGGCCGTCCCCTCCGACGCCCCCCCCGCCTTCCTGCTCGTCGCCAACGACGACCGGGGGGCCGCCAGGGTCATCGACTCGCTGTTCCGGCAGTACCGCGACGCGCGGGCCCCGGTGGAGGCGCACGTCCTCGCCCGGGGAGGTCACGGCTTCAACATGGGCAACCGCTCCCGCTTGAATTCGATCAAGACCTGGCCCGATCGCCTGGCGGACTGGCTGGCCGACACCGGGATCCTCGATCCCACCACGGTCGCCGAGGACGGCCGGGGACTCTGA
- a CDS encoding DUF1552 domain-containing protein: MSDRTDRTRPDPAGVSRRGFLRGLGACVALPAFASLKTTGALAASASAAGDGLATATTGAPLRSAFVFFPNGAIPKAWWPESEGSGADLRLSRTLEPLEEVRDLVQVLGGLDHTTADGGPDGAGDHARGNGTFLTGVRLNKSATDIRAGVSIDQVIARRIGHLTRFPSLELSCEPGRRSGACDSGYACAYQFNISWSSPTTPMAPESNPRLAFERLFGEGSPGERWANLQRRRQEQRSVLDFVMDEARSMQRRLGSDDRPKLDQYLTGVREIEGRIEKAEQFGPVEDPGIATPPGVPPDFAEYVRLMFDMMLLAFQTDSTRVASLLLSHDGSNRSFDFIGVPEGHHDLSHHQNRQEWMDKLADIDRWYIQQFAGFLRRLRDTPDADGNSLLHNSMIVYGSGNADSNRHTHENLPVLLAGGGGGTLTAGRYVNHRSKPMSNLFLGMADRMGVSDLPRFGDSTDRLGNL; encoded by the coding sequence ATGTCCGATCGAACTGACCGCACCAGGCCCGATCCCGCCGGAGTCAGCCGTCGAGGGTTCCTCCGAGGCCTGGGGGCGTGCGTGGCCCTTCCGGCGTTCGCATCGCTGAAGACCACCGGGGCGCTGGCCGCCTCGGCCTCCGCCGCCGGGGACGGCCTGGCGACGGCGACGACCGGGGCCCCCCTGCGATCGGCCTTCGTCTTCTTCCCCAACGGGGCCATTCCGAAGGCCTGGTGGCCCGAGTCCGAGGGGAGCGGGGCGGACCTGAGGCTCAGTCGGACGCTGGAACCCCTGGAGGAGGTCCGCGACCTCGTCCAGGTCCTCGGGGGGCTGGACCACACCACCGCCGACGGCGGCCCTGACGGTGCCGGCGACCATGCCCGGGGCAACGGCACCTTCCTCACCGGCGTCCGCCTGAACAAGAGCGCCACCGACATCCGGGCCGGCGTCTCGATCGATCAGGTCATCGCCCGCCGGATCGGCCACCTGACGCGGTTCCCCTCGCTGGAGCTGTCCTGCGAGCCGGGCCGACGGTCGGGGGCCTGCGACTCGGGCTATGCCTGCGCCTACCAGTTCAACATCTCCTGGTCCTCGCCGACGACGCCGATGGCCCCCGAGTCCAACCCCCGGCTCGCCTTCGAGCGTCTCTTCGGCGAGGGCTCCCCCGGCGAGCGCTGGGCGAACCTCCAGCGCCGGCGGCAGGAGCAGCGTTCGGTGCTCGACTTCGTCATGGACGAGGCCCGGTCGATGCAGCGTCGGCTCGGCTCGGACGACCGCCCGAAGCTGGACCAGTACCTCACCGGCGTCCGGGAGATCGAGGGCCGCATCGAGAAGGCCGAGCAATTCGGCCCGGTCGAGGATCCCGGCATCGCAACCCCGCCGGGCGTCCCCCCCGACTTCGCCGAGTACGTCCGGCTCATGTTCGACATGATGCTGCTCGCCTTCCAGACCGACTCGACCCGGGTCGCCTCCCTGCTGCTGTCCCACGACGGCAGCAACCGCTCGTTCGACTTCATCGGCGTGCCCGAGGGGCACCACGACCTGTCGCATCACCAGAACCGGCAGGAGTGGATGGACAAGCTCGCCGACATCGACCGCTGGTACATCCAGCAGTTCGCCGGCTTCCTCCGCCGCCTCCGCGACACGCCCGACGCCGACGGCAATTCCCTGCTGCACAACTCGATGATCGTCTACGGCAGCGGCAACGCCGACTCCAATCGCCACACCCACGAGAACCTCCCCGTCCTGCTCGCCGGGGGCGGCGGCGGCACCCTGACCGCCGGCCGATACGTCAATCATCGCTCCAAGCCCATGTCGAACCTGTTCCTCGGCATGGCCGACCGGATGGGCGTGTCCGACCTCCCCCGGTTCGGCGACTCGACCGACCGCCTCGGCAATCTCTGA